In Oncorhynchus mykiss isolate Arlee chromosome 32, USDA_OmykA_1.1, whole genome shotgun sequence, the DNA window GGCAAGTTGATAAACTAAACCCGGGGGTGTTGGGTAGCGGAAGTATAGTATACAATAATGTTGTTTGATACTAAAATGCTGGTATTTAGTTCGTAGTGAATACACCCTATAACAGCACTACCTATCGTCTATTTTCAAATCACGACTAGTTTGTGAACAACCAAGCAAAACCAGTAGCTAGCAAGTTATCTGAGTAGTTAGCGTTAGCACTAACTAGCCTAGCCTATCTCCAAACAGGGTTGGATTTGACCAGTAGATTTAACAATCGCTAACGTTGATTTGTTTGGTAGAGTTGAGGTAAAATGTCGATTCAGTACGAGGAGCCTGCATTGGCTCGGAATTATGGTGTTGTGGACTCTTTCCCAAAGGATTTTGGCTACGGAGTAGAGGAACCAGATATCGAGGAGGAGAGCACGACGTCAGGTGACAGTAAACCAAGGATCCTGCTGATGGGATTGCGGAGAAGTGGAAAGTCATCTATTCAAAAGGTGTGTTGCCATACTTCTGTTAGTTTAGTTCTCCAATAAGTTGCTGCTGGTCAGTTCTTCTGTGCATCACTACAATGTTTATAATGTGTATGCACCATAGTGTTTATGCATAGTACACTACTCAAGTTGTTGATTACCTAGCTAGTTAGTCAAGTAGTAATGTACACTGATTGTATTTGTCTAATTTAAACATCTATTGTGCAATATCCAGGTTGTATTCCACAAGATGTCGCCCAACGAGACGCTGTTCTTGGAGAGCACCAACAAAATCTACAAGGATGACATCTCCAGCAGCTCTTTCGTCAATTTTCAAATCTGGGACTTCCCTGGTCAGGTGGACTTCTTTGACCCTACCTTTGACTATGAGATGATCTTCAGGGGCACGGGGGCTTTGATATTCGTCATTGACGCTCAGGTGAGAATAGTAGAGGAATGTTAAGACATTGTACTAGGGCAATTCCAAGGTAACACACTTTAATTatgctttaaaatgtatgccaaacaaaaaccattgatttcaaagatgaacaaaccatacaactgTAATGACTACTTAGAAAACTGCAGATGCACAGTTTGTAACAGAATAatggtaaaatctccctcagttttatTCTGTTACTGAACTTTTTATCTGCACAgtttttttgtaaaatgttcagtggaaattgttaaaagtagccCTTGTTTATAGAgatgtatggtttgtttaactctaaaatcaatgtttttttgttaGGTATACATTTGAAAGTGAAAAAATGAGTCTCAGCATAATTCTGTAACCATGCAATTGCCCACTACCCATGGCAAACATTGAGAAGGCTCTTCTTCCTGGGAAGAAGTCCTGGGAGACTGACTGTACAGCCTACAGTTCCACTgatctttatttatttaaaaaaataggcTGATGCATTGTGTCTGCTCTACTTATGCTTTTGTTCTCTATTGGTTTCATCAGGATGATTATGTTGAAGCCTTGGGGAGGCTACATCTCACTGTGTCCAGAGCCTACAGGGTCAACCCAGAGATCAACTTTGAGGTGTTTATCCATAAGGTTGATGGCCTGTCAGACGACCACAAGATAGAAACCCAAAGAGACGTCCATCAGAGAGCCAACGATGACCTGGCAGATGCCAGCCTGGAGAAGCTTCATCTCAGGTTAAGGGCCCTACACACTTCACTCAAACTATGCAAACACAGCAACGACGCGTCATTTTCACATGTAGTTCTATGTACTTTTGTGTGGATCAAAATTTGGAACGGACTATATACAGCGCTCCGTCGTTCTGTTTGCATGACGTGTGTAACGGCCTTTAGTATAAAGGACAAGACACAACATAATGAACGTCGGCCGTGCGCAGTAGATCACCTGCTGGGTCTGGACCAACTGTGGCTATTCAACATGAAGAATCTTAGGGAAATGAACAGTAGTAAATGTCAGCTGAAATTCTGTGGTCAGAGGATATATGAAGGCCACACACTTGCTTTTAACCATTTGTCCTTAACTGGTGGTAGGTTAGGTATGTGGCTGAATGTTACTCAGAGGGATCAGCTTGTTTTTGATCTAACATGTTGGGAGAGGAACTGTTAGAAACACAGGAAATATAACTGCGATctcaattctctctttctcctctctctttctatgtttcagcttttatttgaCCAGCATCTATGACCACTCTATATTTGAGGCTTTCAGTAAAGTTGTCCAGAAGCTCATTCCTCAGCTACCAACATTGGAAAACCTTGTGAACATTTTCATATCAGTACGTATTATTTTGACCAATAAGCTGATTTGAACTGATGCTTGTTTTTCTGAACTTCTACACAAATCTCAACAGATTTTTTGCAATGTTTTAGTCCTTTCGATAATGTTTCTTATGTCAAAATTGCCcctgtgtttttatttttggaCAGAATTCTGGGATTGAGAAAGCCTTCCTGTTTGACGTGGTCAGTAAGATTTACATCGCCACCGACAGCTCCCCTGTGGACATGCAGTCATACGAGCTTTGTTGTGACATGATCGATGTTGTCATTGACGTCTCTTGTATCTATGGGTGAGAGAAATCATAtgccagggttccccaactggcaggcCGAATTTGTCCCGCAGGTGTTTTTATTTGGCCTCCCAAGTTTTATAAGCAAAAAAACCCCCCAAAATAAATACTAATAATAaatcattgttggacataagactacAAAAACACCagtaaatcagctccaagtgattttaactttggaaatctgttcccaagtattcccacgcataatagagagacacatgATCGTAGACAAATGTAAGAAAGGTTtcaaattattatgttttagtcaactATTATGTGTTTGGGCTTCTTGtcgtcaatttgcagtctacaaataatttgtaattatgttccggcccccgaccatctgctcaagaaaaCAATCACCCCTcgtctgaatctagtt includes these proteins:
- the LOC110488075 gene encoding ras-related GTP-binding protein C is translated as MSIQYEEPALARNYGVVDSFPKDFGYGVEEPDIEEESTTSGDSKPRILLMGLRRSGKSSIQKVVFHKMSPNETLFLESTNKIYKDDISSSSFVNFQIWDFPGQVDFFDPTFDYEMIFRGTGALIFVIDAQDDYVEALGRLHLTVSRAYRVNPEINFEVFIHKVDGLSDDHKIETQRDVHQRANDDLADASLEKLHLSFYLTSIYDHSIFEAFSKVVQKLIPQLPTLENLVNIFISNSGIEKAFLFDVVSKIYIATDSSPVDMQSYELCCDMIDVVIDVSCIYGLREDGNGSAYDKESLAIIKLNNTTILYLKEVTKFLALVCILREESFEKKGLIDYNFHCFRKAIQEVFEVGSLTQRTGRLQPSSSNNSLSSVKIGVLNGSAV